One Deinococcus roseus DNA window includes the following coding sequences:
- a CDS encoding GntR family transcriptional regulator, with translation MLHDVLTQASKSLNPTDSTPMYLQVAGILEKMIDDQVFTEGSALPSERDLTQAFNVSRVTIRQALGVLEERERLNRKRGSGTYVASKRIMQSLSSLTSFSDDMRARGMVPGARVISFERSRPNPSEALNLGISPTQEVYRLKRLRTANEIPLAIETSVLPTTILQMSLSREDIENHSLYTFLQRQGRYPSRALQHLRAKSADPDTAHLLNLPKNSAVLHTERITWDQDGRLLEYVVSSYRGDMYDFIVELKTGL, from the coding sequence ATGTTACACGATGTACTGACCCAGGCCTCCAAGAGCCTCAACCCCACCGACTCCACACCCATGTACCTTCAGGTGGCAGGAATTCTGGAGAAGATGATCGACGATCAGGTCTTCACAGAGGGCAGTGCACTTCCGTCTGAACGTGATCTCACACAGGCTTTTAACGTTTCTCGCGTGACCATCCGGCAGGCGCTGGGGGTTCTGGAAGAACGGGAACGCCTGAACCGCAAACGGGGCAGTGGCACCTATGTGGCGTCCAAGCGCATCATGCAATCGCTCAGTTCGCTGACCAGTTTCAGCGATGACATGCGGGCAAGAGGTATGGTTCCCGGAGCAAGGGTGATTTCCTTTGAACGCTCGAGGCCCAATCCCTCGGAGGCGCTCAACCTTGGCATCAGCCCCACCCAGGAAGTGTACCGTCTGAAACGCCTCAGGACCGCCAATGAGATCCCACTGGCCATCGAAACCAGCGTGCTGCCCACCACCATATTGCAGATGAGCCTGAGCCGGGAGGACATCGAGAACCACTCGCTGTACACCTTCCTGCAACGGCAGGGCCGTTACCCCTCACGGGCACTGCAACACCTCAGGGCCAAGAGTGCCGACCCGGACACAGCCCACCTGCTGAACCTGCCCAAGAATTCAGCGGTGCTGCACACCGAGCGCATCACCTGGGACCAGGATGGACGGCTGCTGGAATACGTGGTCTCAAGTTACCGTGGAGACATGTACGACTTCATCGTGGAGCTGAAAACCGGACTGTAA
- the trxB gene encoding thioredoxin-disulfide reductase, whose protein sequence is MEHYDIIIIGGGPAGLTAGIYAGRANLKTVIIEKGQPGGQIAQTEEVENYPGFPEPISGFELSQRMVQQAERFGSPLVMDEVQGIEKVEGGFTVKGYDTTYFGKMVIVATGANPKALSVPGEEKFWGRGVSTCATCDGFFYRGKNVVVVGGGDAAVEEGLFLTKFADTVTLIHRRDTLRANKVAQQRALNHPKMRFIWDTVVEEVLGDEVVGGVRLKNLKTGEVYDHATDGVFVFIGHVPNTAFLGGLVKLREDGYIEVKEEIYTSTDGVLAAGDVSDYIYRQLATSVGAGTRAAMTAEKLLAHLEVQHA, encoded by the coding sequence ATGGAACATTACGACATCATCATCATCGGTGGAGGCCCCGCAGGACTGACCGCAGGCATTTATGCCGGACGGGCCAACCTGAAAACCGTGATCATCGAAAAAGGCCAGCCCGGAGGCCAGATCGCCCAGACCGAGGAGGTCGAGAACTACCCCGGTTTCCCGGAACCCATCAGCGGTTTTGAGCTGTCCCAGCGCATGGTGCAGCAGGCCGAGCGTTTTGGCAGCCCCCTGGTGATGGATGAAGTCCAGGGCATCGAGAAAGTCGAAGGTGGGTTCACTGTTAAAGGTTATGACACCACCTACTTCGGCAAGATGGTGATTGTGGCCACCGGAGCCAACCCCAAAGCCCTCTCGGTTCCCGGAGAAGAGAAATTCTGGGGCAGAGGGGTCAGCACCTGCGCCACCTGTGATGGTTTCTTCTACAGGGGCAAAAATGTGGTGGTGGTGGGTGGAGGAGACGCCGCCGTTGAAGAAGGCCTGTTCCTCACCAAATTTGCCGACACCGTGACCCTGATCCACCGCCGCGACACCCTGCGCGCCAACAAAGTGGCCCAGCAACGCGCCCTCAACCACCCCAAGATGCGCTTCATCTGGGACACCGTGGTGGAAGAAGTCCTCGGGGATGAAGTGGTGGGCGGCGTGCGCCTGAAAAACCTCAAAACCGGAGAGGTCTACGACCACGCCACCGATGGGGTGTTCGTGTTCATCGGACACGTTCCCAACACCGCCTTCCTGGGTGGTCTGGTGAAACTCCGCGAAGACGGCTACATCGAGGTGAAAGAAGAAATTTACACCTCCACCGATGGTGTGCTTGCTGCCGGAGACGTGAGTGATTACATTTATCGCCAGCTTGCCACCAGTGTGGGTGCCGGCACCCGTGCCGCCATGACTGCAGAAAAACTCCTGGCCCACCTGGAAGTTCAGCACGCCTGA
- a CDS encoding SIS domain-containing protein, translating into MSDPLMLQETREAPSVVRRLLEQNQQRVEALWKVIQERQPQFAVTIARGSSDHASLYLKYAIELTLGIPVASFAPSVSSVYHKTLKLQNGLVIATSQSGASPDVVESVKAARESGAITLAITNNVDSPLAQAAEFLLPMHAGPEKAVAATKSFVASAAAFLHLLGEGDPELKKALHTLPDVQEQALKLEESLRLTADRYRYASSMVILARGPHFGIAHESALKLKETTGIHAEAYSTAEFSHGPTRIIEQGFPILAYQTRDASQPLNEQAYQDLETRGADLLTIGASSHLNRAAQVITPPADHPLLDPLVNILPFYLFSGYVALARNLNPDNPPHLKKVTLTR; encoded by the coding sequence ATGAGTGACCCCCTCATGCTACAGGAAACCCGCGAAGCCCCCTCTGTGGTGAGACGCCTGCTGGAACAGAACCAGCAACGCGTGGAAGCCCTCTGGAAAGTGATTCAGGAGCGCCAGCCTCAATTTGCTGTGACCATTGCCCGTGGGTCCAGTGACCACGCCAGCCTGTACCTGAAATACGCCATCGAACTGACCCTGGGCATTCCTGTGGCCAGTTTTGCGCCCAGCGTCAGCAGCGTGTACCACAAGACCCTCAAACTGCAAAACGGTCTGGTGATTGCCACTTCACAGTCCGGGGCCTCCCCTGACGTGGTGGAATCGGTGAAAGCCGCCCGTGAAAGCGGAGCCATCACCCTGGCCATCACCAACAATGTGGATTCCCCACTGGCCCAGGCCGCCGAGTTCCTGCTTCCCATGCACGCTGGACCCGAAAAAGCTGTGGCCGCCACCAAGAGCTTTGTGGCCAGTGCTGCCGCTTTCCTGCATTTGCTGGGCGAGGGGGATCCCGAGCTGAAGAAAGCCCTGCATACCCTGCCAGACGTGCAGGAACAGGCCCTGAAACTTGAGGAGAGCCTGCGCCTGACGGCAGACCGCTACCGTTACGCCAGCAGCATGGTGATTCTGGCCCGTGGCCCCCACTTTGGCATTGCCCACGAGTCTGCCCTGAAACTCAAGGAAACCACGGGCATTCATGCGGAAGCCTACTCGACGGCAGAATTCAGCCACGGACCCACCCGCATCATTGAGCAGGGCTTCCCGATTCTGGCCTACCAGACCCGCGATGCCAGCCAACCGCTGAATGAGCAGGCCTACCAAGACCTGGAAACCCGCGGAGCAGATCTGCTGACCATCGGGGCTTCCAGCCACCTGAACCGGGCTGCTCAGGTGATCACCCCACCTGCTGACCATCCCCTGCTGGACCCCCTGGTGAACATCCTGCCTTTTTACCTGTTCAGCGGGTATGTGGCACTGGCCCGCAACCTGAACCCGGACAACCCACCTCACCTGAAAAAAGTCACGCTGACCAGATAA
- a CDS encoding WGR domain-containing protein → MEKHYLEYSDPNGAEHKFYEVTIDDVNLSIRYGRIGTDGQTQNKAFPSFEKARAEADKKIKEKKRKGYEDAVQGVRQKRSITRRSVEEVKPASSTNKAPVLWRMKTGSSAFGIYADSERVWVGNQGGKVIALDHNGETLSSFQLPEGVKCLVSDGMFMYAGCDDGNVYDLTGKVPFVAYNIDESVDIYWLDIHNGVLGVSDSRGNIYAFNPESENQWGNVDGSSSGGWMVRMDDAGVYHGHSGGVAAYDPQSGIELWKAKTNGAVLFGWQDAEHVYAATAMRAVQRFDKKGNLQQTYKCDAAVFSCASSPDGEYIFAGDNSSAIYAFSKDGTRLWKLNSGCASALSMQYLNERLFIVTTDGSLAVIDASPAAIAAAQQGQLPTVKDIKAQAVQATAPLQRQTLQSAQYTGQGVVLKCVKESGKLRVRVESEGYHGNWNVQFPKDLREDGARYLVDEVAETNGFYRVVGEIRKLD, encoded by the coding sequence ATGGAAAAACACTATCTGGAGTATTCGGACCCCAACGGCGCAGAACACAAGTTTTATGAAGTCACCATCGACGATGTGAACCTGAGCATCCGTTATGGTCGCATTGGCACAGACGGCCAGACCCAGAACAAGGCTTTTCCCAGCTTTGAAAAAGCCAGAGCTGAAGCCGACAAGAAAATCAAAGAGAAGAAACGCAAAGGCTATGAAGACGCGGTGCAGGGGGTGCGCCAGAAACGCTCCATCACTCGCCGCAGCGTGGAAGAAGTCAAGCCTGCCTCCTCCACCAACAAAGCCCCCGTGCTCTGGCGCATGAAAACTGGATCCAGTGCATTCGGCATCTACGCAGACAGCGAACGGGTCTGGGTGGGCAACCAGGGCGGCAAAGTCATTGCCCTGGACCACAACGGCGAAACCCTGAGCAGCTTCCAGCTTCCTGAAGGCGTCAAATGCCTGGTCAGCGACGGCATGTTCATGTACGCAGGTTGCGACGATGGCAACGTGTACGACCTGACCGGCAAAGTTCCTTTCGTGGCCTACAACATCGACGAAAGCGTGGACATCTACTGGCTGGACATCCACAACGGTGTGCTGGGGGTTTCGGATTCCCGAGGCAACATCTACGCCTTCAACCCCGAAAGCGAAAACCAGTGGGGCAACGTGGACGGCAGCAGTTCAGGGGGCTGGATGGTCCGCATGGACGACGCCGGGGTCTACCATGGACACAGCGGGGGTGTGGCGGCTTACGATCCCCAGAGTGGCATCGAACTGTGGAAAGCCAAAACCAACGGGGCTGTGCTGTTCGGTTGGCAGGATGCAGAGCACGTTTATGCTGCCACCGCCATGCGTGCAGTCCAGCGTTTTGACAAGAAAGGCAACCTGCAGCAAACCTACAAGTGCGATGCTGCCGTGTTCTCCTGTGCTTCCAGCCCGGACGGAGAATACATTTTCGCCGGGGACAACTCCAGCGCCATTTATGCATTTTCCAAAGACGGCACCCGACTGTGGAAACTGAACTCGGGTTGCGCCTCAGCGCTTTCCATGCAGTACCTCAACGAGCGCCTGTTCATCGTGACCACGGACGGTTCTCTGGCGGTCATTGACGCTTCTCCCGCAGCCATTGCCGCCGCCCAGCAAGGCCAGCTCCCCACCGTCAAGGACATCAAAGCCCAGGCTGTGCAGGCCACCGCTCCACTGCAACGCCAGACCCTGCAAAGCGCCCAGTACACCGGTCAGGGTGTGGTCCTGAAATGCGTCAAGGAAAGCGGCAAACTGCGGGTCCGGGTGGAATCTGAAGGGTACCATGGCAACTGGAACGTGCAGTTCCCCAAAGACCTGCGTGAAGATGGAGCCCGTTACCTGGTGGATGAAGTCGCCGAGACCAACGGCTTTTACCGGGTGGTTGGGGAGATTCGGAAACTGGACTGA
- a CDS encoding N-acetylmuramic acid 6-phosphate etherase: MTSTEAIQSQTRILNPQDTVGAVLNLVQDQAEAALAVQAAAQSIATAADNAAYHLKQGGRLIYAGAGTSGRLAALDAAELPPTFGWPLSRSISLLAGGTAAEWTAQEAAEDDVNAGFNEADQLNPTRHDVFILVAASGRTPYTLGVLKRAQLAGSLTVGIANNAGAPLLEQADCPILLETGPEVINGSTRLKAGTSQKITLNTLSSTIMLRLGKIYHNLMVDMKATNQKLFNRAIQMVLACVDTTPEQAQMALEQCDWQVKAAAVMIKRGLGVDDARTLLDQYDWNLDDLCL, translated from the coding sequence ATGACCAGTACAGAAGCCATCCAGTCTCAAACCCGAATTCTCAATCCGCAGGACACGGTGGGGGCCGTGCTGAACCTGGTTCAGGACCAGGCAGAAGCCGCCCTGGCCGTGCAGGCCGCAGCCCAGAGCATTGCCACTGCAGCAGATAACGCCGCCTACCACCTCAAACAGGGAGGTCGCCTGATCTACGCGGGGGCAGGCACCAGTGGCCGTCTGGCTGCCCTGGATGCTGCAGAATTGCCCCCCACTTTTGGCTGGCCCCTGAGCCGCTCCATCTCCCTGCTGGCAGGTGGAACCGCTGCCGAGTGGACCGCCCAGGAAGCCGCCGAAGACGATGTCAACGCGGGCTTCAACGAAGCAGACCAGCTGAATCCCACCCGACACGATGTGTTCATTCTGGTGGCTGCCTCAGGCCGCACCCCCTACACCCTGGGCGTGCTCAAACGTGCCCAGCTGGCCGGATCCCTCACCGTTGGCATTGCCAACAATGCAGGCGCACCCTTGCTGGAGCAGGCCGATTGCCCCATCCTGCTGGAAACTGGCCCAGAAGTGATCAACGGTTCCACCCGACTGAAAGCCGGAACCTCCCAGAAGATCACCCTCAACACCCTCAGCAGCACCATCATGCTGCGTCTGGGCAAGATCTACCACAACCTGATGGTGGACATGAAAGCCACCAACCAGAAGCTGTTCAACCGTGCCATCCAGATGGTGTTGGCCTGCGTGGACACCACCCCCGAACAGGCCCAAATGGCCCTGGAGCAGTGCGACTGGCAGGTCAAAGCCGCAGCAGTCATGATCAAGCGCGGCCTGGGTGTAGATGATGCCCGCACCCTGCTGGACCAGTACGACTGGAACCTGGACGACCTCTGCCTGTAA
- a CDS encoding DUF1990 family protein → MEQTRKHALPLLLLALLGVLGFLWWSRPTARRSPLQLADEGHGPLIYRSYWLDIQNARVPAHQLFEKITEDVSAFCPGLLADFTKTRGAEDFLKVGDEYDIRIFGPWNGRVRVVEMEGHAFTLATLKPHPEAGQIRFELERQGEGLRFSISSQARSRDALVHLAYRFLGGNRVQQEAWKTFCERVQEASGGEAAGEFHAETRELATPPQVQEVS, encoded by the coding sequence ATGGAACAGACCCGAAAGCATGCGCTTCCCCTCTTGTTGTTGGCTTTGCTGGGTGTGCTGGGGTTTTTGTGGTGGTCTCGCCCTACAGCCAGACGCAGCCCTTTGCAACTGGCCGATGAGGGTCATGGCCCCCTGATCTACCGTTCCTACTGGCTGGACATCCAGAACGCCCGTGTTCCAGCCCATCAACTGTTTGAAAAAATCACCGAAGATGTTTCTGCTTTCTGTCCGGGTCTGCTGGCCGATTTCACCAAGACCCGGGGTGCAGAGGATTTCCTGAAGGTGGGAGATGAATACGACATCCGCATTTTCGGTCCCTGGAATGGCCGGGTGAGGGTGGTGGAGATGGAAGGCCATGCTTTTACACTGGCCACCCTGAAGCCGCATCCTGAGGCAGGCCAGATCCGATTTGAGCTGGAACGGCAGGGAGAGGGTCTGAGGTTCTCCATTTCTTCCCAGGCGCGGTCCAGAGATGCACTGGTGCATCTGGCCTACCGTTTTCTGGGGGGGAACAGGGTGCAACAGGAAGCCTGGAAGACCTTCTGTGAACGGGTGCAAGAAGCCAGTGGAGGAGAGGCTGCAGGTGAATTTCACGCCGAAACCCGTGAACTTGCAACCCCGCCCCAGGTTCAGGAGGTTTCATGA
- a CDS encoding 30S ribosomal protein S1, translating into MEDKATQTPVNETAQTTDTTREYPAMTMEDVLSTEVQYKEPQRGDVVNGTVVFISSEGIHVDVGAKVEGVIPFSQIHEEPITQEQAQELFKAGDQIEAYVVRVDLPNSTIVLSKRRADQDRGWRVLDNLFKDGKEFTVDILEKVRGGLVASIEGIRAFLPASQVDTRRVNDLSPYVGKPLEVKLIELNKKRNRVIISHRSIMEDRKAKAKADTLGKLEPGAVLEGEVVEITDFGVFVSLGGLDGLVHRSELTHARFNHPKEVVKLGDKVEVQVIDLDGDRERINLSMKALQNDPWQSAVEKYQIGERVGGKVTNLTNFGAFVELEPGLEGLIHVTEMSWTKRIRHPQEMVKVGDTVEAVVLRIDNKDRRISLGLRQTTEDPWSTLPDRLPPGTPVKGKITGITDFGVFMEIEEGIEGLIHISELSHDRVTNPAELFKRGDEIDAVILNIDPVEQRASLSRKRTIPYDGPARDYTKQGGGERGDRAMGTGGGNRGAGQGGGNRRKREGFDYDYSYAKESTTSASSGKISTKLGDVYADLFAQFGIGGKKEEGKE; encoded by the coding sequence ATGGAAGACAAGGCTACTCAGACCCCGGTCAACGAGACCGCTCAGACCACCGATACCACCCGCGAATACCCCGCCATGACCATGGAAGACGTGCTGAGCACCGAAGTTCAATACAAAGAGCCCCAGCGCGGCGACGTGGTGAATGGCACCGTGGTGTTCATTTCCAGCGAAGGTATCCATGTGGATGTTGGGGCCAAAGTTGAAGGTGTGATTCCCTTCAGCCAGATTCACGAAGAACCCATCACCCAAGAGCAAGCCCAGGAGCTCTTCAAAGCAGGCGATCAAATCGAAGCCTACGTGGTTCGCGTGGACCTGCCCAACTCCACCATTGTGCTGAGCAAACGTCGTGCGGATCAGGATCGCGGCTGGCGCGTGTTGGATAACTTGTTCAAAGATGGCAAGGAATTCACCGTGGACATCCTCGAGAAAGTCCGTGGCGGTCTGGTGGCTTCCATTGAGGGCATCCGTGCTTTCCTGCCCGCTTCCCAGGTGGACACCCGTCGTGTCAACGACCTGAGCCCCTACGTGGGCAAGCCCCTGGAAGTCAAACTGATCGAGCTGAACAAAAAGCGCAACCGTGTGATCATCTCCCACCGCTCCATCATGGAAGACCGCAAAGCCAAAGCCAAAGCCGACACCCTCGGCAAGCTGGAGCCTGGTGCCGTGTTGGAAGGCGAAGTTGTCGAAATCACCGACTTCGGTGTGTTCGTCAGCCTCGGCGGTCTGGATGGACTGGTGCACCGCAGCGAACTGACCCATGCCCGTTTCAACCACCCCAAAGAAGTGGTCAAACTGGGCGACAAGGTTGAAGTTCAGGTCATCGACCTTGATGGTGACCGCGAGCGCATCAACCTGAGCATGAAAGCCCTGCAGAACGATCCCTGGCAGAGTGCTGTCGAGAAGTACCAGATTGGCGAGCGCGTTGGCGGCAAAGTCACCAACCTCACCAACTTCGGTGCTTTCGTGGAACTCGAGCCCGGTCTTGAAGGCCTGATCCACGTGACCGAGATGAGCTGGACCAAGCGCATCCGTCACCCCCAGGAAATGGTCAAAGTGGGCGACACCGTGGAAGCCGTTGTTCTGCGCATCGACAACAAAGACCGTCGCATCAGCCTCGGTCTGCGCCAGACCACCGAAGATCCCTGGTCCACCCTGCCTGACCGTCTGCCCCCAGGAACCCCTGTCAAGGGCAAGATCACTGGCATCACCGATTTCGGTGTGTTCATGGAGATCGAAGAGGGTATAGAGGGTCTGATCCACATCAGCGAACTCAGCCACGACCGCGTCACCAACCCCGCTGAACTGTTCAAGCGTGGCGACGAGATCGATGCTGTGATCCTGAACATCGATCCTGTCGAGCAGCGCGCCAGCCTCAGCCGCAAGCGCACCATCCCCTACGATGGCCCTGCACGCGACTACACCAAACAGGGTGGCGGCGAACGTGGAGACCGTGCCATGGGCACCGGTGGCGGCAACCGTGGCGCAGGCCAGGGTGGCGGCAACCGTCGCAAGCGCGAAGGCTTCGACTACGATTACAGTTATGCCAAAGAAAGCACCACCAGTGCTTCCAGCGGCAAAATCTCCACCAAGCTCGGCGACGTGTACGCCGACCTGTTCGCCCAGTTCGGCATTGGTGGCAAGAAAGAAGAAGGCAAAGAGTAA
- a CDS encoding DUF1990 family protein encodes MTRPEQPLWEVYRERLEQIGALSYNFDPEKSAEYTRKTGWRVDAYEAELPFEQPGQPEEWGPFQVAKGIVQDYRFPPPGLIQGIYYPDRPLAERYMLLKAHFLWMTFFFGVKIGGVIDTLKETEAGQEQIWGYNYRTLQGHFEKGQIEFLVVKNLQTGKVFFRIQAYSRPDRIKNLIYQIGFWIFGRPLQLYFARESMKRMVQLVQAELQGKTAPEGPKVRPVSQSAEATEALKDVKDQQKEQQKEQQKMKEQGS; translated from the coding sequence ATGACCCGTCCAGAACAGCCTTTGTGGGAAGTGTACCGGGAGCGTCTGGAGCAGATCGGTGCCCTGTCCTACAACTTTGATCCAGAGAAATCTGCAGAGTACACCCGCAAAACCGGCTGGCGGGTGGATGCTTACGAGGCAGAATTGCCTTTTGAGCAACCCGGCCAGCCGGAAGAGTGGGGGCCTTTTCAGGTGGCAAAGGGCATCGTGCAGGATTACCGGTTTCCTCCTCCAGGACTCATTCAGGGGATTTATTACCCGGACAGACCGCTGGCAGAGCGTTACATGCTTTTGAAAGCCCATTTTCTGTGGATGACCTTTTTCTTCGGGGTGAAAATTGGCGGGGTGATTGACACCCTGAAAGAAACCGAAGCAGGCCAGGAGCAGATCTGGGGTTACAACTACCGCACCTTGCAGGGCCATTTTGAGAAAGGCCAGATTGAGTTTCTGGTGGTGAAAAACCTGCAAACCGGTAAGGTGTTTTTTCGCATTCAGGCCTATTCCAGACCGGACCGCATCAAAAATCTGATCTACCAGATTGGATTCTGGATTTTTGGACGGCCTTTGCAGCTCTATTTTGCCCGTGAGTCCATGAAGCGCATGGTGCAACTGGTGCAGGCAGAACTGCAGGGCAAAACCGCCCCCGAGGGTCCAAAGGTGCGTCCAGTGTCCCAGAGCGCAGAAGCCACCGAGGCTTTGAAAGACGTGAAGGACCAACAAAAAGAACAACAGAAAGAACAACAAAAGATGAAAGAGCAGGGGTCCTGA
- the nagA gene encoding N-acetylglucosamine-6-phosphate deacetylase → MQIQGQVLTPAGFQKATLHFSDCIEALRPARSGKHYILPGFIDTHVHGGAGGDTMDGLEGIQTLRMFHARHGTTTLLPTTITNPWENIVSALQAVKEAQGIWHGADVPGAHLEGPFISPGRLGAQPPFALSPNPALLDELLHIGVIRSTTVAPEIEGVTESLPQLIEAGVRISIGHTRADFQTTVDFIEKVVALGGTVAATHLYNAMGGLTGRDPSILGAVLVSKQVYTEVILDLHHVHPGSFELARQLKPEKLILITDAMRAAGLGDGESDLGGQTVYVKNNRASLADGTIAGSLLTLDEALRNAVQLGVPLEEASRMLSSTPARYLGLSDRGSIQKDKRADFVVLDDNLNVVDTLVGGRSIHE, encoded by the coding sequence ATGCAGATTCAAGGACAGGTTCTCACCCCGGCAGGCTTTCAGAAGGCCACCCTGCATTTTTCAGATTGCATTGAAGCACTGCGGCCTGCCCGATCAGGCAAGCATTACATCCTGCCCGGCTTCATCGACACCCACGTTCATGGAGGTGCGGGGGGCGACACCATGGATGGCCTGGAAGGCATCCAGACCCTGAGGATGTTTCATGCCCGGCATGGCACCACCACCCTGCTTCCCACCACCATCACCAACCCCTGGGAGAACATTGTCTCTGCGCTGCAGGCGGTCAAGGAAGCCCAGGGCATCTGGCATGGGGCCGATGTTCCCGGTGCCCATCTGGAAGGCCCTTTCATCAGTCCTGGCAGGCTGGGGGCACAACCTCCGTTTGCCCTCTCTCCCAATCCAGCATTGCTGGATGAACTTCTGCACATCGGGGTGATTCGCAGCACCACTGTGGCCCCTGAGATTGAGGGCGTCACCGAAAGCCTGCCCCAACTGATTGAAGCTGGAGTCAGGATCAGCATTGGTCACACCCGTGCAGATTTCCAGACCACTGTGGATTTCATTGAAAAAGTGGTGGCCCTGGGAGGCACCGTTGCTGCCACCCACCTTTACAACGCCATGGGGGGCCTGACCGGACGCGACCCCAGCATTCTGGGCGCTGTGCTGGTGAGCAAGCAGGTGTACACCGAGGTGATTCTGGATCTTCACCACGTGCATCCAGGGAGCTTTGAACTGGCAAGGCAGCTCAAGCCCGAGAAACTGATCCTGATCACCGACGCCATGCGTGCAGCAGGTCTGGGAGACGGAGAAAGCGATCTGGGCGGCCAGACTGTGTATGTCAAAAACAACCGGGCCAGTCTGGCAGACGGCACCATCGCCGGAAGCCTGCTGACCCTGGATGAAGCCCTGAGAAATGCTGTTCAGCTGGGGGTTCCTCTGGAAGAAGCCTCACGCATGCTCAGCAGCACACCCGCCCGTTACCTCGGTCTGTCAGACCGGGGCAGCATTCAAAAAGACAAACGCGCCGATTTCGTTGTCCTGGATGACAACTTGAATGTCGTAGACACCCTTGTTGGTGGAAGGAGCATCCATGAGTGA